One genomic window of Plasmodium coatneyi strain Hackeri chromosome 12, complete sequence includes the following:
- a CDS encoding Eukaryotic translation initiation factor 3 subunit A yields MQTFQKPENALKRAEELQFIGQNEDALQILHAAIGHRTFRLQGWHILQEQIMLRYIEFCLYLEKLSLVKDGLHQYRIICQHGNIASLGKVITDFRDKAEEKVRLAKENMNLNKEKIEQDESNVDFTEKILISSLDIEISGKYERKLQNSFRICMETYKMILEILRATPKLEKAYHETAKKALIFCKENKRLTEFKKLSDLLRNHYNLILRGKHKPEYQSLLKIEYHLETKIIQLEAACELGMWKEASNIAEDIYNLNMHDYFYRTLRANIVEAEAAAAGEGSTRKADKEKGPLKSDSNEANKKGKDESKQEEEGDSSNVEKKDGTNETKDTKVEGAHTVAHVNESSGNVNYALAKSRENLKNWIGTFYQRMADILFVYDSELFHGLAWLKYCFHILNYSKNIPEEEKTFICTKAVLAVISIPLVGNKKKNEDYAKIFEAHKKMSQLLGHTSVPIKESLKNGLKVRNIISYADESVQKLYSLVENQFTPLSLCLECDVLLKELENTEHKVYIGKIKEVIFHKLILQLSKVYSHISIDYFIENICPESFIPWNEAETMLVDLVYQKEIEMRIDLIKKAIYFGDKENTNSSKLIKESLTNLYHELQTGLKMINETISIENEVEHLHMKKLTYEKEFDMLDRGHHKIMNYETANIEDIIDNEVFEDKPIEDEKLLKKIYDKIDEEHHKFQLISEENSRKRKELLRKQKELEQAQLKLKMEKKLLEEKLEKEKREELAKKGEKLRIKEEKTKKKSEAAEQMLKEIKKLCTNNTGKILMKGKYLDEITIEDILNGYVDFEDIEEAQEKLRLNERNEIIKVRKMEYKKVDHYFRALRQVELSHMNKWIALVFQEDTEILLQEQKAAEEEQKADFEAALKEKEEYVKFSKDIEEFTKSEMKDRIVEFEKNLKDQKNRLHQLLKDEKIQRAKDRREQHLRKLKAEEERKRREEEEERLMKEEMERKKKEEAHRKKLDEISRIQRERDLEIEQQLLKRKEESRNGDKYYRKSSYEEDFAWKRGDNKAGSQHDEDNNYKRLDDAQDSSYMDRSDRRERRDWSSRDKERDRERERERESERDRMYRKDKEYRRDRSKDREMERPRDRDREYRKERDYRADRDREYRSYRDKERDRDRDYRGDRYRDYRRDDYHRRDRDYKNDRDDKLDRDYKKGERSGKSEQERRRDKDEEEYERNDSDVKKNHDMHDEGDSAKVEKGKEGHSDNDSDGANHHHVKEKEKMTNGKDITKTEQVKNEEGSDGGGDFTVFKKKKRGFMKFF; encoded by the coding sequence ATGCAGACATTCCAAAAACCGGAGAACGCTCTGAAGAGAGCAGAAGAACTGCAGTTCATTGGACAAAATGAAGACGCCCTCCAAATTCTTCACGCAGCCATAGGGCACAGAACATTTCGACTACAAGGATGGCACATACTGCAAGAACAAATTATGCTGAGGTATATCGAATTCTGCCTATACCTAGAGAAGTTAAGCTTAGTAAAAGATGGCTTGCATCAGTATAGAATTATTTGTCAGCATGGAAACATTGCATCGTTAGGAAAAGTGATCACTGATTTTAGAGACAAGGCTGAGGAGAAAGTTCGATTGGCCAAGGAGAATATGAAcctaaataaagaaaaaatagaacaagATGAAAGCAACGTTGattttacagaaaaaattttaatatccTCCTTGGACATTGAAATATCGGGAAAGTATGAGAGGAAGTTGCAAAATTCGTTTAGGATATGTATGGAAACGTATAAGATGATTTTGGAAATATTGAGGGCCACCCCCAAGTTGGAGAAGGCTTACCATGAAACGGCAAAAAAGGCTCTCATTTTCtgtaaagaaaataaaagattgACAGAATTTAAAAAGCTAAGTGATTTGTTAAGGAATCACTACAATTTAATTTTAAGGGGAAAACACAAACCAGAATATCAGTCTTTACTTAAAATTGAGTACCACCtagaaacaaaaataattcaGTTGGAAGCGGCGTGCGAACTGGGTATGTGGAAGGAGGCATCAAACATTGCAGAGGATATTTACAATTTGAATATGCACGATTATTTTTATCGAACGCTGAGGGCTAACATCGTAGAGGCGGAAGCCGCTGCCGCAGGGGAAGGTTCCACGCGTAAGGCAGACAAAGAGAAGGGGCCTTTAAAAAGCGATAGCAATGAGGctaacaaaaagggaaaggatgAAAGCaaacaggaggaggagggagaTTCATCTAACGTAGAAAAGAAAGATGGAACGAACGAAACGAAAGATACCAAAGTGGAAGGTGCACACACCGTTGCACATGTAAATGAAAGTAGCGGAAATGTAAATTATGCATTAGCCAAATCgagggaaaatttaaaaaactgGATTGGAACGTTTTACCAAAGAATGGCAGATATCCTATTTGTGTACGATAGCGAACTGTTTCATGGCCTGGCCTGGTTAAAGTACTGTTTCCACATTCTAAATTACAGTAAAAACATCccagaggaggagaaaaccTTCATATGCACGAAGGCCGTCTTAGCTGTCATATCCATTCCGCTAgttggaaataaaaagaaaaatgaagattaTGCCAAGATATTTGAAGCACATAAGAAAATGTCCCAGTTGTTAGGCCACACCAGCGTACCAATAAAGGAgtctttaaaaaatggactaAAAGTAAGAAACATTATAAGTTATGCGGATGAAAGTGTGCAGAAGTTGTATTCCCTGGTGGAAAATCAGTTCACCCCGTTAAGCTTATGTCTAGAGTGCGATGTGCTGCTGAAGGAGTTGGAGAATACGGAGCATAAGGTGTACATAGGCAAAATTAAGGAAGTGATTTTCCACAAGTTAATTTTGCAACTCTCCAAGGTGTACAGTCATATTTCCATCGATTATTTTATCGAGAATATTTGCCCTGAATCTTTCATCCCATGGAATGAGGCAGAAACGATGTTAGTCGACTTGGTTTATCAAAAGGAGATAGAAATGAGAATCGACCTAATTAAAAAAGCCATTTATTTTGGAGATaaggaaaatacaaacaGCAGCAAATTAATCAAGGAGTCACTGACAAATCTGTACCATGAATTACAAACCGGTTTGAAAATGATAAACGAAACGATTTCCATCGAAAATGAAGTGGAGCATCTACACATGAAAAAGCTCACGTATGAAAAAGAATTTGATATGCTAGATAGAGGTCACCATAAAATAATGAATTACGAAACAGCCAACATTGAAGATATAATCGACAATGAAGTTTTTGAGGATAAACCAATTGAAGACGAAAAACTACTCAAAAAGATTTACGACAAAATTGACGAAGAACATCACAAGTTCCAACTGATAAGTGAAGAAAACAGCAGGAAGAGAAAGGAGCTACTGAGGAAGCAGAAAGAACTAGAACAAGCACAATTAAAATTGaagatggagaaaaaattactagaagaaaaattagaaaaggaaaaaagagaggaactagccaaaaaaggagaaaaactaagaattaaagaagaaaaaacgaagaaaaaatcagAAGCAGCTGAACAAATGttaaaggaaattaaaaaattatgtactAACAATACAggcaaaattttaatgaaaggaaaatacCTTGACGAAATTACCATTGAAGATATACTTAACGGTTACGTAGATTTTGAAGATATTGAAGAGGCACAAGAAAAGTTAAGACTaaatgaaaggaatgaaattATCAAAGTTAGGAAAatggaatataaaaaagtggaTCATTATTTTAGAGCTTTAAGACAAGTTGAACTGAGCCATATGAACAAATGGATAGCCCTCGTTTTCCAGGAGGACACAGAAATTTTGCTACAGGAACAGAAAGCAGcggaggaagaacagaaagcCGACTTCGAAGCTGCACtcaaggaaaaggaggaatacgTCAAATTCTCCAAAGATATTGAAGAATTTACCAAGAGCGAAATGAAAGATAGAATTGTGGAATTTGAAAAGAATTTGAAAGATCAGAAGAATCGCCTACATCAATTACTAAAGGATGAAAAGATCCAAAGGGCAAAGGACAGGAGAGAACAACATTTAAGAAAACTCAAagcggaagaagaaaggaaaagaagggaggaagaagaggaaagattaatgaaggaagaaatggaaaggaaaaagaaagaagaagccCATAGGAAGAAACTTGACGAGATTAGCAGAATTCAAAGGGAAAGAGACTTAGAAATTGAACAACAACTcttaaagagaaaagaagaatccAGAAATGGAGATAAATATTATAGGAAATCTTCCTACGAAGAGGACTTCGCATGGAAAAGGGGTGATAATAAGGCAGGCTCCCAACATGACGAggataataattataaacgACTCGACGATGCGCAGGATAGCTCCTACATGGATAGGTCGGACAGACGTGAAAGGAGAGATTGGTCAAGCAGGGACAAGGAAAGAGACAGAGAACGGGAACGCGAACGGGAGAGCGAACGAGACAGGATGTACAGAAAAGATAAGGAATACAGGAGAGACAGGTCGAAAGACAGAGAAATGGAGAGACCTAGGGACAGAGATAGAGAATACCGAAAGGAAAGGGATTACAGGGCAGACAGAGACAGAGAATATAGAAGTTATCGAGATAAGGAAAGAGACAGGGACAGAGACTACAGAGGAGACCGATATAGGGACTACAGAAGGGACGATTACCACAGAAGAGATAGGGATTATAAAAACGACCGAGATGATAAACTAGACAGGGACtataaaaaaggtgaaagaaGTGGCAAAAGCGAACAGGAAAGGAGAAGAGACAAggacgaagaagaatatgAAAGAAACGATTCGGACGTAAAGAAAAACCATGACATGCATGACGAAGGGGATAGTGCAAAGGTGGAGAAAGGCAAAGAAGGCCACTCAGATAACGATTCTGACGGGGCCAACCACCATCatgtgaaggagaaagaaaaaatgaccaacGGGAAAGATATAACAAAAACCGAACAGGTGAAGAATGAAGAAGGTTCCGATGGAGGCGGGGACTTCACTGTAttcaagaagaaaaaaagaggcttTATGAAATTCTTTTGA
- a CDS encoding Succinate dehydrogenase [ubiquinone] iron-sulfur subunit yields MGTIVAVGRSAPKRAADPHNYKLWTFLNKERFMSTAQNTTMNPTTGKDESVKEKSDRAGNTIQQNELKKFSIFRYNPQNNKRPQMETFEVDIDNCGPMVLDVLIKIKDEIDSTLSFRRSCREGICGSCAMNINGKNGLACLTEVNKDKKEVTEIHPLPNLYIIKDLVPDLTNFYNQYKSIDPWLKRKTKKEKGQKEFYQSIEDRKKLDGLYECIMCASCSTSCPSYWWNPEYYLGPATLMQAYRWIVDSRDEYTKERLMEVNDTMKLYRCHGIMNCTLCCPKGLDPAKAIRNMKELVQENFSKESVKSHANYVKEKMEKTK; encoded by the coding sequence ATGGGAACCATTGTAGCTGTGGGGAGGAGCGCCCCCAAGCGAGCAGCAGACCCGCACAACTACAAACTGTGGACATTCCTAAACAAGGAACGATTCATGTCAACCGCACAAAACACAACCATGAACCCAACCACAGGGAAAGACGAATCTGTAAAAGAAAAGTCTGACCGTGCTGGAAATACCatacaacaaaatgaactgaagaaattttccatatttcgTTACAACCCACAGAATAATAAAAGACCCCAAATGGAAACATTTGAAGTAGATATAGATAACTGTGGACCCATGGTTTTGGATGTCCTGATTAAGATAAAAGATGAAATAGATTCTACGTTATCCTTCAGGAGGAGTTGTCGTGAAGGTATCTGTGGCAGCTGTGCCATGaacataaatggaaaaaacgggTTAGCATGTTTAACTGAAGTAAATAAAGACAAAAAGGAAGTCACCGAAATTCACCCTCTGCCCAATTTATACATTATAAAAGACCTAGTTCCAGatttaacaaatttttataatcaATATAAATCTATTGATCCTTGGTTGaagagaaaaacgaaaaaagaaaaagggcaGAAAGAATTTTACCAATCTATTGaggataggaaaaaattagatGGCTTATATGAATGCATTATGTGTGCATCTTGTTCCACTTCGTGTCCTTCTTATTGGTGGAACCCGGAATATTATTTAGGCCCTGCCACGCTAATGCAAGCCTATCGATGGATTGTCGACAGTAGGGACGAATATACAAAAGAACGTCTAATGGAAGTTAATGACACAATGAAGTTGTACAGGTGCCATGGTATCATGAATTGTACCCTTTGCTGCCCGAAAGGCCTGGACCCAGCCAAAGCAATCAGAAATATGAAAGAGTTGGTgcaggaaaatttttccaagGAAAGTGTAAAATCGCATGCAAAttatgtgaaggaaaagatggAGAAAACCAAGTAG
- a CDS encoding Bromodomain protein has translation MNINNDEMSNASNDNNIDSNNIDSISNISNSHLGHVGSADNINNAIISANHFNSENNLVDSENENSNDHIGLKNVHINNKNMNNYRSLSNENTIDDNGNDMNFLNDDDNDNLNESNENNHSGNIDSVNNDNAEPSGIHNNAADEQNDSNDTGINLTMEDAQLDNDKTSEPNGNYKNAFFKNVDDVRSFERGILYLTDEEFKYISNTVNLLGFRFFEIPSEKSRSEKRNTYSAISKRHLNEIKNLRCSLSNNIYDAGKRKSKKSFDPYYSKDETSSTTTKDNNDTQREITRRRGAAYNNYEDDNRSSLNDDDNKYGNMSNNHVSNGTAALDSSAYRGGQTYNNKVGSSKGSGVNTKMSENDKMAQGRNNNSMVKKGSVAKGEMDSGSVNKNAYGAFTSVGKGKSSKSVGSSSSKNNAAMHNSNYKHGAAGSGTTIEGGKEALKKRQRSSNNSILEDDTVDEYEQHKRTYKKRIYKGGNPWKNWCFKILHKLKKKEICCWFLKPVNPELDGIPNYFNVIKNPMDFETIENKLLTNKYNNPFEWQQDVRQIFFNAFTYHKVKNCVWNDAYKLAKEFDKLVKQHTEMKNILNESTKGSNSVYLDMNKYNKILEEKYEYDENLHHSSSSSYSASSSEEISSDEYRSNKRYNRNNSATNANTVRKKNMMMMHGGGATGNHADYHNMDPSNHMYGVPNRKGSAAAGDNRFNKMNKQMSSMSSKNARDKFVNNKKDNCYGVGNNNSSSGNIHMNSNNNSIEFEPPSMGTIPEPPGIQKIGANDKGLNNYQVNLLFKNLRRLAPNQRRAALEIIQDDLGILAENHMFDRFFTFDTDLLSIEKQKRIFLYINHMGRINLEQYKASLIPPDQRGACTMPKGKMPMKNMNNKNYLKSSNSLGNNSNNSNNLHFDKRRTNRYLSSSSNSSDSSSSNSSDSSTYSTSSEDSASEDSDSDMDSDSYNRKKVKRQLSSNERKKEVMTNKYFDNKRKSLPQYKPIDENKKNLHLRDDVMGRHADFLASMDGPKNGKKDPKSSGSAWPEWKGQVIQQAILTQHKSSVPLNKKELIAEGYDAKI, from the coding sequence atgaatataaataatgacGAAATGAGTAATGCATCGAATGATAACAATATTGATAGTAATAATATAGACAGCATTAGCAACATTAGCAACAGCCACCTTGGCCATGTTGGAAGTGCTGACAATATTAACAATGCTATCATAAGCGCGAACCATTTTAACAGTGAAAATAATCTAGTCGATTCGGAGAATGAAAATAGTAATGATCATATAGGGctgaaaaatgtgcatatcaataataaaaatatgaataactACAGATCCCTTTCTAATGAAAACACAATTGACGATAATGGAAATGATATGAATTTCCTcaatgatgatgataatgATAATTTAAATGAGAGCAATGAAAACAACCACAGTGGGAATATTGACTCAGTGAATAATGACAATGCCGAACCCAGCGGCATTCATAATAACGCAGCCGATGAACAGAATGACAGCAACGATACAGGCATAAACCTCACCATGGAAGATGCCCAATTGGATAATGATAAAACGAGTGAACCAAATgggaattataaaaatgccttcttcaaaaatgtagACGACGTGAGGAGCTTCGAAAGAGGAATTCTTTACCTAACGGATGAAGAATTCAAATACATATCAAATACAGTTAACTTGTTGGGTTTTCGATTTTTTGAAATCCCATCAGAAAAGAGCAGGAGCGAAAAGAGAAACACGTACAGCGCCATATCGAAGAGACATTTGAATGAAATTAAGAATCTACGTTGCTCCTTGTCGAACAATATATACGATGCGGGTAAGAGAAAGTCGAAGAAGTCCTTTGATCCATACTATTCGAAGGATGAAACTAGTAGCACAACTACCAAGGATAATAATGACACGCAAAGGGAAATTACCCGGAGAAGAGGAGCGGCATACAACAATTACGAGGATGATAATAGGAGCTCCCTAAACGATGATGATAACAAGTACGGTAATATGAGTAATAATCACGTTAGCAATGGCACGGCTGCTTTAGATTCATCTGCATACAGAGGAGGCCAGACGTATAACAACAAAGTGGGCAGCAGCAAAGGTTCGGGAGTTAACACCAAAATGAGTGAAAACGATAAAATGGCACAAGGGAGGAATAATAACAGTATGGTCAAAAAGGGTTCTGTCGCTAAAGGCGAAATGGATAGCGGTAGTGTGAATAAAAATGCCTATGGAGCATTTACCAGTgttggaaagggaaaatcGTCCAAATCGGTTGGAAGTAGTAGtagtaaaaataatgcaGCCATGCATAACAGTAATTATAAGCACGGAGCGGCAGGTTCAGGAACCACCatcgaaggaggaaaggaagcgCTAAAAAAGAGGCAACGAAGTAGCAACAATAGTATACTGGAAGATGACACGGTTGACGAATATGAACAACACAAAAGaacgtacaaaaaaagaatctaCAAAGGTGGTAACCCTTGGAAAAATTGGTGCTTCAAAATATTACacaaattaaagaagaaagaaatatgttGCTGGTTCTTAAAACCAGTAAACCCAGAACTGGATGGAATACCAAATTATTTTAATGTTATTAAAAACCCCATGGATTTTGAGACGATAGAAAATAAGCTCCTAACGAACAAGTACAATAACCCATTTGAATGGCAACAAGATGTAcgacaaatattttttaatgccTTCACCTATCATAAGGTGAAAAACTGCGTTTGGAATGATGCCTACAAGTTAGCCAAGGAGTTCGATAAGTTAGTCAAACAACACacagaaatgaaaaatatccTCAACGAATCTACGAAGGGGTCCAATTCTGTGTATCTAGatatgaacaaatataataaaattttggaagAGAAATATGAGTACGATGAAAATCTTCATCacagtagtagtagtagctACAGTGCAAGTTCCAGTGAGGAAATAAGCTCCGATGAGTACCGCAGTAACAAAAGGTACAATAGGAATAACAGTGCTACTAATGCCAACACagttaggaagaaaaacatgaTGATGATGCATGGAGGAGGGGCAACAGGGAACCATGCAGACTATCACAACATGGACCCGTCGAATCACATGTACGGAGTGCCAAATCGAAAGGGATCCGCCGCGGCAGGGGACAACCGatttaacaaaatgaataagcaaATGTCCAGCATGTCATCAAAAAATGCAAGAGACAAATTTGTAAATAACAAAAAGGATAACTGCTACGGTGTAGGAAATAACAACAGTAGTAGTGGTAATATCCACATGAATagcaataataatagtataGAATTTGAACCGCCCAGCATGGGAACGATACCCGAACCACCAGGCATCCAAAAAATTGGAGCAAATGATAAAGGGTTAAATAATTATCAAGTGAATTTACTTTTTAAGAATTTAAGAAGATTAGCACCAAACCAAAGAAGGGCAGCATTAGAAATTATACAAGATGATTTAGGCATACTGGCGGAGAATCACATGTTCGATagattttttacatttgacACGGATTTGTTGTCCATTGAAAAGCAGaaaagaatatttctttacaTTAACCATATGGGTAGAATAAATTTGGAGCAGTATAAAGCTTCTCTCATTCCACCAGATCAAAGGGGTGCTTGTACTATGCCCAAGGGAAAAATGCctatgaaaaatatgaacaacaagAATTACCTCAAAAGCAGCAACAGTCTAGGTAACAACAGTAACAATAGTAATAATCTCCATTTTGATAAGAGGAGAACAAATAGGTATTTATCCTCGTCTTCCAATTCGTCCGATTCTTCTTCGTCCAACTCGTCGGATTCTTCAACCTATTCTACGTCCAGTGAGGACAGCGCATCAGAGGATAGCGACTCCGATATGGACTCTGATTCGTAtaacaggaaaaaagtaaagaggCAGTTATCTTCTAACgaacggaaaaaagaagtaatgACAAACAAATATTTCGACAACAAGAGAAAATCGCTACCGCAGTACAAACCGATTGAtgagaataagaaaaatttacatcTAAGGGATGACGTTATGGGAAGGCATGCTGATTTTTTAGCCTCCATGGATGGACCAAAGAACGGCAAGAAGGATCCCAAGAGTTCTGGCTCTGCTTGGCCCGAATGGAAGGGGCAGGTTATTCAACAGGCCATCTTGACGCAACACAAGTCCAGTGTGCCCCTAAACAAGAAGGAATTGATAGCGGAAGGTTACGACGCGAAAATTTAA